A genome region from Penicillium psychrofluorescens genome assembly, chromosome: 3 includes the following:
- a CDS encoding uncharacterized protein (ID:PFLUO_005515-T1.cds;~source:funannotate): protein MGSMSESVPVALSNELQQKYAEERDKRLRGDGLGQFIDPANSKELRHFIDDPWVDHQTLNCQDSPLKDGSHCKFLILGAGYGGLLFAVRLIEAGFKADDVRFVDCAGGFGGTWYWNRYPGLMCDVESSIYMPLLEETGYKPRHRYAYGEELREHANRIAEKWSLNDKALFRSHVKTMDWDDNGKHWKTRIIQNRGPQQEPVSMQVHADFTILVSGFLNKPQVPKIPGFEEFEGHIFHTARWDYKYTEGSPGDASLTGLKDKRVGIIGTGATSIQVVPELAKWSQQLYVFQRTPSSVDVRNQSLITSDQWRKEIAGKKGWQVARARNYNSQISNAPIGADLFGDAFTTRPALSGLTGGPGKGLVTPDRAAEHVASLHALDVERSEGVRSRVNQIVQNQATAEKLKAWYPAWCKRPCAHDDYLPAFNQPQVQLIDTEGKGVQRLTKKGVVVSNKEYELDLLVFGTGFRSPAAGSGSPGYRADVAVTGRNGLSLDEKWIENGVTTLHGIATHGFPNMFFTNTAQTGFSMNHVFVLDMIAKHVAYIVDQATKKAGGVKVVVEVTEDAEEKWADEVIKRAPWFGSLTTCTPGVLNNEGEMLKEVDPKEQRKKARAAVWGEGVASYERVLDEWRERSKLTGMVLTV, encoded by the coding sequence ATGGGTTCTATGTCAGAGAGTGTCCCGGTTGCCCTGAGCAATGAGCTGCAACAAAAGTACGCAGAGGAACGTGATAAGCGTCTTCGTGGTGATGGACTCGGACAATTTATTGATCCCGCCAACTCCAAAGAATTGAGACATTTCATCGACGATCCATGGGTTGACCATCAGACTCTGAACTGTCAAGATTCTCCCTTGAAGGATGGTTCTCATTGCAAGTTTCTGATTCTTGGTGCCGGGTATGGGGGCCTGCTCTTTGCAGTTCGTCTTATCGAGGCAGGGTTTAAAGCTGACGATGTTCGTTTTGTCGACTGCGCCGGCGGGTTTGGTGGTACATGGTACTGGAACCGCTACCCTGGTCTGATGTGTGATGTAGAGAGCTCCATATATATGCCTCTTCTCGAGGAGACAGGTTACAAGCCGCGACATCGGTACGCCTACGGCGAAGAGCTCCGCGAACATGCGAATAGGATCGCTGAAAAATGGTCCTTGAACGACAAAGCTCTTTTCAGAAGCCACGTGAAAACAATGGACTGGGATGACAACGGAAAGCATTGGAAAACGAGAATAATCCAAAATCGTGGCCCGCAACAGGAGCCAGTGAGCATGCAAGTCCACGCGGACTTCACCATTCTTGTCAGTGGCTTCCTCAATAAGCCCCAAGTTCCGAAGATTCCCGGCTTCGAGGAATTCGAAGGCCACATCTTTCACACAGCTCGGTGGGATTACAAGTACACCGAGGGTTCCCCAGGCGATGCATCGCTCACAGGCCTCAAGGATAAGAGAGTTGGAATTATTGGCACTGGGGCGACTTCCATACAGGTTGTCCCGGAGCTTGCGAAATGGTCACAACAGTTATACGTCTTCCAGCGGACTCCTTCGTCGGTTGATGTGCGCAATCAATCCCTCATAACCTCCGATCAATGGCGCAAAGAAATAGCTGGCAAAAAGGGTTGGCAAGTGGCTAGAGCCAGGAATTACAACTCGCAAATATCCAATGCACCGATTGGAGCCGACCTATTTGGTGATGCATTTACTACCCGACCTGCTCTAAGTGGGCTCACAGGCGGACCGGGCAAAGGGCTTGTGACACCGGATCGGGCAGCTGAACACGTCGCCTCACTACACGCTCTAGATGTTGAGCGATCAGAGGGCGTCAGATCTCGGGTCAACCAGATCGTTCAGAACCAGGCGACAGCTGAGAAATTGAAAGCCTGGTACCCAGCATGGTGTAAACGACCGTGTGCACATGATGATTATCTGCCCGCCTTCAACCAGCCACAGGTGCAATTGATAGACACAGAGGGTAAAGGGGTGCAACGACTTACCAAAAAGGGCGTGGTGGTTAGCAACAAAGAGTATGAGTTAGACCTTTTGGTATTTGGCACTGGATTTCGCTCTCCTGCGGCCGGGAGCGGCAGTCCAGGTTATCGTGCTGATGTGGCTGTCACTGGCCGGAATGGCCTATCGCTTGATGAAAAGTGGATTGAAAATGGCGTGACAACACTCCATGGTATAGCCACACACGGGTTCCCGAATATGTTCTTCACGAATACTGCACAAACAGGCTTTTCGATGAACCATGTGTTTGTTCTTGACATGATTGCTAAGCATGTGGCATACATTGTGGACCAAGCAACAAAGAAGGCTGGTGGTGTTAAAGTTGTCGTTGAGGTTACTGAAGATGCTGAAGAAAAATGGGCGgacgaggtcatcaagaGGGCACCTTGGTTCGGAAGCCTCACTACTTGCACTCCTGGTGTATTAAACAACGAGGGTgagatgttgaaggaggTGGATCCGAAAGAGCAGAGAAAAAAGGCTAGAGCTGCAGTGTGGGGAGAAGGGGTGGCTAGTTATGAGAGGGTGTTAGACgagtggagggagagaagcaaGTTGACGGGTATGGTGTTGACCGTCTAG
- a CDS encoding uncharacterized protein (ID:PFLUO_005516-T1.cds;~source:funannotate), whose protein sequence is MASSVNVERAPALFISHGGGPFPILNEDHEPWRQMVRGYSTIFDNVKGIIFFTAHWETSQPSISAASDVQIFFDYEDMKDWLPKSAFEIHYEGKGDSALAQRIAKRLQDSGFEPVLNKERGWDHGVWIPMMLLRPSGDIPVIQMSVIKGQDEADSTEKNIRVGQALESFRDEGYAIIGSGGSSHNFDEITKAYTSLTVGAKVPPGAELFEDFLESVVSVSDPIDRKSKLSTWREAAGNEIAHVPGSSEHLMPFMTVCGAGGHGIGKRSDMWDLVGSPVGFYLWK, encoded by the coding sequence ATGGCATCTTCAGTCAACGTTGAACGTGCACCTGCTTTATTTATCTCGCATGGCGGAGGTCCATTCCCTATCTTGAACGAAGACCACGAGCCCTGGAGACAAATGGTTCGCGGATACTCGACCATCTTCGACAATGTGAAAGGAATTATCTTTTTCACGGCGCACTGGGAAACCTCGCAACCTTCCATTTCAGCAGCGAGTGATGTGCAAATCTTCTTCGATTACGAGGACATGAAAGACTGGCTCCCTAAGTCAGCCTTTGAGATTCATTACGAGGGAAAAGGTGACTCTGCTTTGGCCCAAAGGATTGCAAAACGCCTACAGGACAGTGGGTTTGAACCTGTTCTCAACAAAGAACGGGGATGGGATCACGGCGTTTGGATCCCGATGATGCTTCTCAGACCAAGCGGAGATATACCTGTCATTCAAATGTCAGTGATCAAAGGACAGGACGAAGCAGACTCAACAGAAAAGAATATTAGGGTTGGTCAAGCGTTGGAGTCATTTCGAGACGAAGGTTACGCCATTATTGGAAGCGGTGGATCATCCCATAATTTCGATGAAATCACCAAAGCATATACGAGCCTGACGGTAGGCGCCAAGGTTCCCCCAGGAGCGGAGTTATTCGAAGACTTCCTCGAATCTGTTGTTTCTGTCTCCGATCCAATTGATCGAAAGTCTAAGCTCTCAACGTGGAGAGAGGCGGCCGGTAATGAAATTGCGCATGTACCGGGCAGCTCAGAGCATCTTATGCCATTTATGACAGTATGCGGAGCCGGTGGTCACGGTATTGGAAAGAGAAGTGATATGTGGGATCTTGTTGGATCACCAGTGGGGTTTTATTTGTGGAAGTAA
- a CDS encoding uncharacterized protein (ID:PFLUO_005517-T1.cds;~source:funannotate), producing the protein MKISSAVALTAVVTLGAATNVTIVRPNEPFVPNNKLPKSHAESDGGAIVDLFTNLGRPVNWRLISKTHLEGDTGEPEGMARVGDDRFFISAGRWTVPTKTYPHPINGTDRSAGAGFAHMLVYDGQGRLIANGTLTPPGDIQYHGGGIDYDGRYIWITLAQYRPNSTATIVKIDPLTLDQTPLFRTHDHNGGIVHDTITDELVTLNWGGRNATTWSIRDYPHGFTPLPGFTPPQSSVPDRSFYVDYQDCKFLGHHMLPADIGTATGTNIRRPIMLCGGVATIQYGSSSFNLGGLALVDTQTMLSLWEVPIELLSDLGTPMTQNPIDAAVVDGKLRIYAVPDQHNSTLYVYEAN; encoded by the coding sequence atgaagatctcaTCTGCCGTGGCCCTGACCGCGGTGGTGACATTGGGCGCTGCTACTAATGTTACTATCGTGCGTCCTAACGAGCCTTTTGTTCCTAACAACAAGCTCCCCAAATCCCACGCCGAGTCCGATGGAGGCGCAATCGTTGATCTCTTTACGAATCTCGGCCGGCCAGTCAATTGGAGGCTCATTTCCAAAACCCACCTTGAAGGCGACACGGGTGAGCCGGAAGGCATGGCCCGCGTCGGAGACGACCGGTTTTTCATCTCAGCCGGACGATGGACCGTCCCGACTAAGACATATCCTCATCCGATCAACGGCACGGATCGTAGCGCTGGCGCAGGCTTTGCACACATGCTTGTCTATGATGGTCAGGGCCGGCTCATTGCCAACGGGACTCTGACTCCACCCGGCGATATCCAATATCACGGTGGCGGAATCGACTACGATGGCCGCTACATCTGGATCACACTGGCGCAGTATCGACCAAACAGCACGGCCACCATTGTCAAGATCGATCCGCTTACGCTGGACCAAACGCCTCTCTTCCGCACCCACGACCACAACGGCGGCATCGTTCATGATACCATCACCGATGAGCTCGTGACACTGAACTGGGGCGGACGCAATGCCACGACCTGGTCTATCAGGGACTATCCGCACGGTTTCACGCCTTTGCCCGGGTTTACTCCACCGCAGTCATCCGTGCCAGATCGGTCATTCTATGTCGACTACCAAGACTGCAAATTCTTGGGCCATCACATGCTGCCTGCTGACATTGGCACTGCTACTGGCACGAATATCAGGAGACCTATCATGCTCTGCGGTGGCGTGGCTACCATCCAGTATGGCTCGTCTTCATTCAACCTCGGCGgactcgccctcgtcgatACCCAGACTATGCTTTCACTCTGGGAAGTACCCATCGAGCTGCTTAGTGACCTGGGGACTCCCATGACCCAGAACCCGATCGACGCCGCTGTTGTGGATGGGAAATTGAGAATCTATGCCGTTCCGGACCAGCATAATTCGACCTTGTATGTATATGAGGCGAATTAA
- a CDS encoding uncharacterized protein (ID:PFLUO_005518-T1.cds;~source:funannotate), translating to MAAQVSTTPLHTLKTHSGPINAVTFSSYPGTYILTGSSDRAIHLSRAVPNNANKSAPVAETSSPIQRYEAHGYSVLDIAVASDNARFASVGGDRQVFLWDVEQGITIRRWGGHNSRVEAVQFAGEGDSVVVSGSADTTINLWDTRSNAYKPIQTLPEASDTVSTLHVHTPTYSIASGSYDGHVRVYDVRTGKTTVDVLGHPVTSVRCSADGNALLVSTLDGYIRMLDRMDGKLLKAFGGPGDKEARQPAMTGLSTPRHTYRNTELRIRSVFGRGDAVVLSGSEAAQGDGAGLGAAAFAWDVLSGQTMATVPMGHKVKAVSCVAWNEQGGCWASGCSDGTTRVFG from the exons ATGGCTGCCCAGGTCTCAACCACGCCTCTGCATACACTCAAAACACACAGTG GCCCCATCAACGCCGTGACCTTCTCCAGCTACCCGGGCACCTACATCCTGACCGGCTCCTCCGATCGCGCCATCCATCTCTCGCGCGCCGTTCCCAACAATGCAAACAAGTCTGCACCAGTCGCAGAGACTTCCTCTCCCATCCAGCGCTATGAGGCGCACGGCTATTCGGTGCTGGACATCGCAGTCGCCTCCGACAATGCGCGCTTCGCGAGCGTAGGCGGCGACCGCCAGGTCTTCCTGTGGGACGTCGAACAGGGCATCACGATTCGACGATGGGGAGGACACAACAGTCGCGTCGAGGCCGTTCAATTCGCGGGCGAAGGTGACTCCGTGGTTGTCTCTG GAAGTGCCGACACGACAATCAACCTTTGGGATACTCGCTCCAACGCCTATAAACCAATCCAGACCCTCCCCGAAGCGAGCGACACTGTTTCAACCCTGCATGTGCACACACCCACTTACTCGATTGCCAGCGGCAGCTACGACGGCCACGTGCGGGTCTACGATGTCCGCACGGGGAAGACCACAGTGGATGTTTTGGGGCATCCGGTGACGAGCGTGCGGTGCTCGGCGGATGGGAATGCGCTACTCGTTTCTACGTTGGACGGCTACATCCGAATGCTTGATCGCATGGACGGAAAACTGCTCAAGGCGTTTGGAGGGCCGGGAGACAAGGAAGCCCGGCAACCTGCCATGACTGGTCTCAGTACGCCTCGACATACCTACCGGAACACGGAATTGCGGATTCGATCTGTTTTCGGTCGAGGGGACGCCGTGGTCCTGAGTGGAAGCGAGGCTGCGCAAGGTGATGGTGCTGGATTGGGAGCTGCAGCTTTTGCTTGGGATGTCCTTAGTGGGCAGACGATGGCGACCGTACCCATGGGACACAAAGTCAAGGCCGTGAGTTGTGTTGCGTGGAATGAGCAAGGCGGCTGCTGGGCGAGTGGGTGTTCTGATG GCACGACCCGGGTTTTTGGTTAA
- a CDS encoding uncharacterized protein (ID:PFLUO_005521-T1.cds;~source:funannotate), whose translation MSTTETATPIGIANLPNQRHKIVAKRGAAFTIMVAGESGLGKTTFINTLFSTTIKNYADHKRRHQKQIDRTVEIEITKAELEEKFFKVRLTVIDTPGFGDYVNNRDSWQPIIEFLDDQHESYMLQEQQPRRTDKIDMRVHACLYFIRPTGHTLKPLDIEVMKRLSSRVNLIPVVAKADTLSHADLARYKERIRAVIEAQGIKIYSPPVEEDDEHAATHAKALMAAMPFAVIGSEKDVKANDGRVVKGRQYAWGVAEVENEDHCDFKKLRSILIRTHMLDLIHTTEESHYEAYRAQQMETRKFGEARPRKLDNPKFKEEEESLRKRFTEQVKVEEQRFRQWEQKLISERDRLNKDLEATHAAIKSLEQEIEGLQGSSTRSHGRR comes from the exons atgtcgacAACGGAGACCGCCACGCCCATTGGCATTGCCAAT CTCCCCAACCAGCG GCACAAGATTGTCGCGAAACGGGGTGCAGCCTTTACCATCATG GTCGCAGGAGAGTCGGGACTAGGAAAAACGACCTTCATCAACACCCTgttctccaccaccatcaagaACTATGCCGACCACAAGCGCCGTCACCAGAAGCAGATTGATCGGACTGTCGAGATTGAGATCACCAAggctgagctggaggagaagtTTTTCAAAG TCCGCCTGACCGTCATTGATACCCCCGGCTTTGGCGACTATGTCAACAACCGTGACTCCTGGCAGCCCATTATCGAGTTCCTGGATGACCAGCACGAGTCGTACATGCtccaggagcagcagccccGCCGCACCGACAAGATTGACATGCGTGTGCACGCCTGTCTGTACTTCATCCGCCCGACCGGTCACACCCTGAAGCCGCTGGATATCGAGGTCATGAAGCGCCTGAGCTCCCGTGTCAACCTGATCCCCGTTGTTGCCAAGGCCGATACCCTGAGCCACGCCGACCTGGCCCGCTACAaggagaga ATCCGCGCTGTTATCGAGGCCCAGGGCATCAAAATCTACTCGCCGcccgtcgaggaggatgatgagcaCGCCGCTACCCACGCCAAGGCTCTGATGGCCGCCATGCCTTTCGCCGTGATCGGTTCGGAgaaggatgtcaaggccAACGACGGCCGTGTGGTGAAGGGTCGCCAATACGCCTGGGGTgtggccgaggtggagaaCGAGGACCACTGCGACTTCAAGAAGCTCCGCTCGATCCTCATCCGCACCCACATGCTTGACCTCATCCACACCACCGAGGAATCGCACTACGAGGCCTACCGGGCGCAGCAGATGGAGACGCGCAAGTTCGGCGAGGCCCGGCCCCGCAAGCTGGACAATCCCAAGttcaaggaggaagaggagagccTGCGCAAGCGTTTCACCGAGCAGGTCAAGGTCGAAGAGCAGCGCTTCCGCCAGTGGGAGCAGAAGCTCATCTCCGAGAGAGACCGCCTCAACAAGGACCTCGAGGCCACTCATGCTGC GATCAAATCGCTCGAGCAGGAAATCGAGGGCTTGCAGGGCTCGAGCACccgcagccatggccgccgtTAG
- a CDS encoding uncharacterized protein (ID:PFLUO_005522-T1.cds;~source:funannotate) has translation MKTDFKFSNLLGTVYRKGNLLFTPDGTCLLSPVGNRVSVFDLVHNTSYTLPFAHRTSIDRLDLSPRGNLLLTVDENGRAILTNFQRRIAIHHFSFKGRVSALKFSPSGRHFAVGVGRRLQIWQTPSTPGTETNGEIEFAPFVLHRDLAAHFDTLRSIEWSSDSRFLLTSSKDLTARVWSLDPEEGFEPTTLAGHRQGVVAAYFSGNQELIYTVSEDGALFRWEYVAKKDPDTMDDIAEARWRIVKKDFFMQNDAKVNCAAFHGPSNLLVVGFSNGLFGLYDLPEFNMIHLLSVSQSNIDVVTINQSGEWLAFGSSKHGQLLVWEWQSESYILKQQGHLDSMNALVYSPDGQKIVTAADDGKIKVWDVKSGFCIVTFTEHTSGVTACEFAKKGSVLFTASLDGSIRAWDLIRYRNFRTFTAPSRLSFSSLAVDPSGEVVCAGSPDSFDIHVWSVQTGQLLDQLSGHEGPVSSLAFAADGNHLVSGSWDHTVRIWSIFGRTQTSEPLHLMSDVLSVAFRPDGQQVAASTLDGQLSFWSITDAVQQGNIDGRRDVSGGRKVSDRRTAASAAGTKSFNRIRYSADGSCILAGGNSKFICLYDVGTGSLIKKFTVSVNTSIDGTQEFLNSRDLTEAGPRALIDETGEASDREDRVDRTLPGAKRGDAGARTTRPEVRVTSVDFAPTGRSFCAASTEGLLVYGVDTDFLFDPFDLDITITPSTILATLDAAKAASDSNTVDDDSTFLKALIMAFRLNESTLIRAVYEGISPSDIPHVVRSVPTVYLPRLLRFVAHAAEETPHLEFNLLWIESLLSSHGRYFKDNSGTFAPELRAVQRVIDDIRENLKRLTEKNLYDLNYLLSQPVLAAKNPTSALIAVQSLEGNGPDDQMDDAESDVNGEGEWIGLE, from the exons ATGAAGACAGACTTCAAG TTCTCCAATCTCTTGGGGACCGTGTATCGCAAAGGAAATCTGCTCTTCACCCCAGATGGCACCTGCTTGCTCTCGCCAGTAGGCAATCGAGTCTCGGTCTTTGACCTGGTCCA TAACACCTCCTATACCTTGCCATTTGCCCACCGCACTAGCATCGACCGCCTCGATCTGTCCCCCAGAGGCAATCTCCTGCTGACCGTTGACGAAAATGGCCGAGCAATCCTGACCAATTTCCAACGCCGGATCGCAATTCACCATTTTTCCTTCAAGGGACGGGTGTCTGCCCTCAAATTCTCCCCCTCGGGACGGCATTTTGCGGTAGGTGTGGGCAGACGCCTGCAGATCTGGCAGACACCTTCCACCCCAGGGACCGAGACCAATGGCGAGATTGAATTTGCACCATTCGTGCTACACCGGGACCTTGCCGCGCATTTCGACACCCTCCGGAGTATTGAGTGGTCGAGCGATTCGCGGTTCCTACTCACTTCCTCCAAGGACCTGACGGCGCGCGTGTGGAGCTTGGATCCCGAGGAAGGATTTGAGCCAACGACGTTGGCTGGACATAGACAGGGTGTGGTGGCTGCATATTTCTCTGGTAACCAGGAATTG ATATACACTGTCAGCGAAGACGGCGCGCTATTCCGCTGGGAGTATGTCGCTAAGAAAGATCCAGACACAATGGATGATATTGCCGAAGCTCGGTGGAGAATTGTCAAAAAGGATTTCTTCATGCAGAATGACGCCAAGGTCAACTGTGCGGCCTTCCACGGCCCGTCCAACTTGCTAGTTGTCGGCTTCTCCAATGGCTTGTTCGGGTTGTATGATCTGCCAGAGTTCAACATGATTCACCTGCTGAG TGTCTCTCAAAGCAACATTGACGTTGTGACTATCAACCAGTCTGGTGAATGGCTGGCATTCGGCTCTTCAAAACAcggccagctgctggtctgggagTGGCAGTCTGAATCCTACATCCTGAAGCAGCAAGGTCACCTCGATTCCATGAATGCCCTGGTCTATTCCCCCGACGGCCAGAAGATCGTGACtgcggccgatgatggcaagatcaaggtctGGGATGTCAAGTCGGGCTTCTGTATTGTGACCTTTACGGAGCACACGAGCGGTGTTACCGCCTGCGAGTTTGCCAAGAAGGGAAGTGTTCTCTTCACAGCATCTCTGGATGGCTCAATTCGGGCTTGGGATCTGATCCGCTACCGCAATTTCCGAACATTTACTGCGCCGTCCCGGCTGTCATTTTCCTCTCTGGCAGTGGACCCCAGCGGCGAGGTGGTCTGTGCCGGCTCGCCTGATTCTTTTGACATCCACGTGTGGTCGGTGCAGACTGGGCAGCTTCTCGACCAGCTTTCTGGCCACGAGGGCCCTGTCTCGAGTCTTGCATTCGCCGCAGATGGAAACCATCTTGTCAGTGGCAGTTGGGATCATACGGTGCGAATCTGGAGCATCTTCGGTCGGACACAGACGAGCGAGCCTCTTCACCTGATGTCCGATGTCCTCAGCGTGGCTTTCCGCCCTGATGGACAGCAAGTTGCCGCGTCAACGCTTGATGGACAACTCTCATTCTGGTCTATCACGGATGCGGTGCAGCAAGGTAATATTGACGGTCGTCGTGACGTCTCTGGAGGACGTAAAGTCTCGGACCGTCGGACTGCCGCCAGTGCGGCAGGGACCAAATCCTTCAATCGGATCAGGTACAGTGCGGATGGCAGCTGTATTCTGGCCGGTGGGAACAGCAAGTTTATCTGCTTGTACGATGTCGGAACGGGGTCTCTAATCAAGAAATTCACCGTTTCGGTTAACACGTCGATCGACGGCACGCAGGAGTTCCTAAACAGCCGGGACTTGACCGAGGCCGGCCCACGCGCCCTCATCGATGAGACTGGCGAGGCATCTGATCGGGAAGACCGGGTTGACCGTACTCTTCCAGGCGCAAAACGCGGCGACGCCGGCGCACGTACTACCCGTCCGGAAGTACGGGTGACATCGGTCGACTTTGCACCCACTGGCCGGTCATTCTGTGCTGCTTCCACAGAGGGCCTACTGGTTTACGGAGTGGACACcgatttcctcttcgaccCCTTCGATCTCGACATTACCATCACCCCGTCGACCATCCTTGCCACACTAGATGCCGCGAAGGCGGCATCCGATTCCAACACCGTGGACGATGACAGCACTTTCCTGAAGGCGCTGATCATGGCATTCCGGTTGAACGAATCCACACTCATCCGTGCCGTATATGAGGGGATTTCTCCATCGGATATCCCGCACGTGGTCCGGTCTGTGCCCACCGTCTACCTacctcgtcttctccgtttCGTCGCACAcgcagcagaagaaaccCCCCATCTCGAGTTTAATCTGCTGTGGATTGAATCGCTCctcagcagccatggccggTATTTCAAAGATAACTCCGGAACCTTTGCACCGGAACTGCGCGCTGTCCAGCGCGTCATCGATGATATTCGGGAGAATCTCAAGCGATTGACGGAAAAGAACCTCTACGATCTCAACTACCTGCTTTCTCAGCCCGTTCTCGCAGCCAAGAATCCGACTAGCGCTTTGATCGCCGTTCAATCGCTTGAAGGCAACGGCCCTGACGACCAGATGGATGATGCGGAATCTGATGTGAATGGAGAGGGGGAGTGGATCGGTCTTGAATGA